GGCAGAAATCGACCGGCTGGACGAGACGATGCACCGCCTCCTGATCGAGCGGGGCGCGATTATCGATGCCCTGATCCGGGTCAAGCGGACCGGAGAGACCGGCTCGGCGTTCCGGCCGGGCCGTGAGGCAGATATGATGCGCCGCCTCGTCTCCCGCCATAGCGGACGCCTGCCCTTCTCTGCGGTTGAGCACATCTGGCGGACGATTATCTCCGGTTTCACCCATGTCCAGGCGCCCTATTCCGTCCACATCGACGGCGCGGGCGGGGATGCCTCTTTGCGCGATCTCGCCCGATTCCAAATGGGCTTCGACGTGCCGGTTCTGGTCGAGGACAGCCCGGAGAAGGTCATCGAGGCGGTGGCCGGCTCGCAGGGCAATCTCGGCCTGATTGCGCTCGGCAAATCCCGTTCGGCCTGGTGGGAGGCGCTCGGCAAACCGGGCGGGCCTGTCATCATGGCAAGGCTGCCTTTCCTGATTTATGCGGGCCGCCCGGCGGCCACCCCCGCCGTCGTCATCGCCAAGCCTCTCGGCGATGCGGCGGTCGATGAGGTTGCGGCCGTCGCGGCCGATTTCGCCTCCGCCCCGCAGGAGGGGATGTTCGACGTCATGGCCGAGACGTTTACGGACCGCTGGCGCGGACTTGTCGCCGTCCCGTCCGCCAGCCTGCCCGAAGGCGCCCCGCGGCTGGGCTCCTTCGCCCGGCCGATTGACCTCATGGCAAGGGTCGATGCAGTAGCGGTAGCCGGATGACGACGACCCTGCCGACCCGCCCGGTGCCCCGCCCGGGGATTCTGGAGATAGACCCCTATAAGCCCGGCAAGGCCGGCGCGCCGGGGGTCAATCGCGTGTTCAAGCTGTCGTCCAACGAGACGCCGCTGGGCCCGAGCCCGCGCGCGCTCGAGGCCTATCAGAAGGCCGCCGACAAGCTTCACATCTATCCGGAAGGCACCTCGCGCATTCTCCGCGAGGCGATCGGCAAGGCCAACAATCTCGATCCGGCGCGCATCGTCTGCGGCGCGGGCTCGGATGAGCTGCTGAACCTGCTCTCGCATGCATTCGTCGGCCCGGGCGATGAGGGCATCATCACCGAGCACGGTTTCCTCGTGTACAAGATCGCGATCCTCGGACGCGGCGGCACGCCCGTTGTCGTGCCGGAGACGAGCTTCACCGCCGATGTCGATGCGATCCTCGCCAATGTCACGGACAAGACGAAGATCGTCTTCATCGCCAATCCGAACAATCCGACCGGCACCTATCTCCCGGCCGAAGAGATCAAGCGTCTGCATAAGGGGCTGCGCCCCGACATTCTGCTGGTGATCGATGCGGCGTACGGAGAATATGTGACGAAGAACGATTACGCCGACGGCCGCGAACTCGTGGACGGCGCGGAGAATGTCGTCGTCACCCACACTTTCTCGAAAATCTTCGGCCTTGCCAATATCCGCATCGGCTGGATGTATGGACCGGCCGCCATCGTCGATGCGTTGAACCGCATCCGCGGCCCGTTCAACGTGTCGGGCTCGGCGGTCGCCGCGGGCACCGCTGCGCTGGAAGACCGTGCGCATCTTGAAGCGTCGGTCGCGCACAATACGAAATGGCTCGATTGGCTGGATCTGCAGATTTCCGAACTCGGCCTGCATGTGACGCCGAGCGCGGCGAATTTTCTGCTCATCCATTTCCCGGCCGATAAGGGAAAGACGGCGGCGGATGCCGACGAGTTTCTGACCAAGCGCGGGCTCATCCTGCGGCGGCTGGAAAATTACGGCCTTCCGGGTGCGCTGCGCCTCACCGTCGGCAGTGCCGAGGCGAACAAGCTCGTCGTCGAAGCGCTGCGCGATTTCGTAGGGGGCGCGAAGTGACGGAACCTCTGTTCGGGCGTCTCACGCTGATCGGCATCGGGCTTATCGGCTCATCGATCGCGCTTGCCGCCAAGCGTCACGGTCTCGTCTCGGAGATTTCGATCCAGACGCGCTCCAAGAAAACCCTGGAACGCGCCATCGCGCTCGGCCTCGGCGATACCTACTCGCTCGATCCGGCGGAAGCTGCGAAGGTTGCGGACCTCATCATCGTCTGCGTGCCTGTGGGGGCGTCGGAAGAAGTCGCGCAGCAGATCGCACCCTCGCTGAAGCCCGGCGCTATTATTTCGGACGTGGGCTCGGTGAAAAGCTCGGTCGTCCAGCAGATGCGTCCGCATCTGCCGAACGGCATCCATTTCGTTCCGGCCCATCCTATCGCCGGCACCGAACATTCGGGACCCGATGCCGGGTTTGCGGAGCTGTTTGAAAACCGCTGGTGTATTCTGACGCCGGAAGAAGGCACGGACAAAGCCGCGGTCGACAAGCTCGCCGCGTTTTGGCGCGCCATCGGCGCCAATGTCGAAGTGATGAGCCCCGAGCATCATGATCTCGTGCTCGCCATTACCAGCCATATCCCGCATCTCATTGCCTACAACATCGTCGGCACCGCCGCCGATATGGAAGAGAATGTGCGCCAGGAAGTGATCAAATTCTCGGCCTCGGGCTTCCGCGATTTCACCCGCATCGCCGCCTCCGATCCGACCATGTGGCGCGACATTTTCCTGCACAACAAGGATGCGGTGCTGGAAATGCTGGGCCGCTTCACCGAGGATCTGACCTCGCTGCAGCGCGCCATCCGGAGAGGCGATGGCGATACGTTGTTTGAGCTTTTCACCCGCACCCGCGCCATCCGCCGGAATATTCTCGATGCTGGCCAGGATACGGCGGTGCCGGATTTCGGCCGCACCCCCGCCGCCAAAGGCCACGGGACGACGGAAAAGAACGGGGCCTGAAGCCATTGTTCCTGCCCCGTCCGCCCCTTAGGCTCCATGGCGAGGCCGGATGGGCAGACCCGGCCGCTGTCGGATAGATGGACGCGTCCCAAGATCTCTGGATTTTCGGCTATGGCTCGCTGATGTGGCGGCCGGGCTTTTCCTACGAAGAAAGCCGCCCGGCTTTGCTCGACGGCTGGCATCGCGAACTCTGCGTCTATTCCCATCACTGGCGCGGCACGGCGGAAAGCCCGGGCCTTGTGCTCGGCCTCGACAAAGGCGGCACCTGCCGGGGCGTTGCGTTCCGTGTCGCACCGACCGAGGCTGCCGGCGTGCGCGCCTATCTGCACGAACGGGAAATGCGCGGCTCGGTCTATCTTGAGCTCACCGAGAAGATCGTCTTCTCCGACCGCACAGATGCGATGGCGCTGGCTTATGTTTCGGATGCGGCGCATCCGCAATATGCCGGTGCTCTGACGCGCGAAGACCGGCTGAAGATCATTGAGAATTCGCATGGCGAGGGCGGGCCGAACCGCGACTATGTCATCAACACCGTGCTGCATCTCCGGCAGCTCGGCGTGCACGATGCCGAACTCGAATGGCTGCACGAGCGGCTCGGCGGCGAGAAGTTCAACGATCAGATGGCCGGCATATGAGCGAGGACATTTCCTGGCATCTCCTGCGCCTCAAAGCGATGAGCGGCCCGGATGTCTATGACATGCTGGCACTGCGCCAGGCGGTGTTCATGCTCGAGCAGAGTATTCCGGTGCTCGATGCCGACGGGCGCGATATTGACGCGCTGCATCTGTGCGGACGCGGTGCCGAGGGGCTTCTCGCCTATGCGCGCATTTTTGCGCCGGGCGAAGACCATGACGAAGTGAAGATCGGCCGCGTCGTCGTTGCGGCATCAGTGCGCGGGCAGGGGCTTGGCCGCGAACTCATGGAGCAGGCACTCGATTGCGCCGCCGATCTTGCGCCAGATGCGCCGGTCCTCGTTTCAGCGCAGGCGCATCTCGCCGCGTTCTACGAAAGCCTTGGATTTACCGTCGACGGTGAGATCTACGACGATCACGGCGTGCCGCATGTCGATATGGTGCGTTACCCGCCCGAGGATGACCGCGAAGAGGAAGACCTAGCGGACGGGCCTATTTCGGAGGCTTGATCTTGTGCGGCGGGATGCCTTCGCCGCGTGCGCGCGCTTCGGCCATCAGCCGGTTGCTTGCCTCTTCGATCACCGTTTCGAGCCTTTCCTTGAACGCTTCGCCGTCAAGGCCCGGCGGGATCGGATCGAGGAACTCCAGCACCGCCGTTCCCGGATAGCGCAGGAAAGAGCGGCGCGGCCAATAAAGTCCTGTATTGACGGCAACCGGCACGACAACGGTATCGAGCTGCGAATAAAGATGCACCGGACCGAATTTATAGGCGGGCGGTGCGCCGGGCGGGCGGCGTGTGCCTTCCGGGTAGATGATGATCTGCCGGCCGTTGGCGATGGCTTTCTTCGCCTCGACCGTCATATCGCGCAGCGCCTGCGAGCGGGCGCCGCGATTGACGCCGATCATGCCGGCACGCGTTGTGTACCAGCCGAACAGTGGAATCCAGTTCAATTCGCGTTTCAGGATGAACGCGAAATCGCCGACGAAGGGCACGATGCCGAACGTCTCGAGCGCCGATTGATGTTTTGCCGCAATGATGCAGCCGCCCTTGGGCAGCTTCTCGCGTCCGCGCACTTCGAGTGTGATGCCGCCAATGGTCTTCAAGAGCCAAAGATTGATCGTCGCCCAGATGCGCGCGACCATGAGCGCGCCTTTCGGCGCGATGAGGAAGGGAAGGCCGAGGATCGCGGCGACCAGAAAGAAGGCATAGAACGCCGTGTTGAGGGCGATCGAACGAAAGAAGGTCATTTTTTGGAAGCGTGTTCTTTAGGAGCGGGATCTTCGTCGGAAATGCGCGGGGCGATGCGGACTTCGACGAGCGCGGCGAGATATTTCACATATTCTCCGACAAGAAGGCGAAGCTTGCCGGGCTTCAGCCACCAGTTTTCTTCCTCGGCCCCCTCGGTGATGACGGGGTAAGGCACAAGGATCACTTCGGGAATAGCGCGTTCCAGCTCAAGAAGCGAGCGCCGCATATGCCAGCCCGAAGTTACGACGATGACGGCCTGGAAGCCGTGGCGGCGCACCCATTGCCGTGTCTCGAGCGCATTGCCGGCGGTGTTGAGCGCGCGGAAGCCGAGATCGACGCAGCAATCGAACAGGCGCTTATGCTGCGGATGAAGGCGGGCAAGCTGCGCTTCCGAGGTGTCGGGATTGACGCCCGAAATCAGAAGCCGCTTGGCGCGTCCGTCCGCAAGCAGCGCAAAGGCATCGGCGAGACGGTCCGCACCGCCGGTCAGAACGACAATACCGTCGCCGGAGATTTTTGTGTCGGGTTCGACGCGCGGAATGGTCGAGACAAAGACGAAAAAGCCCGCGACAAGAAGGCCGGCTGCGATCACCGCTACGGTCGCGAATGTGCGCGCCATCCGTGCGATGAACGAAGGCTCGCCGCTGGGGCGCCGCCGCGGGGTTTGAGGATCCTCGGTCAATCGAGCCGCCTCAGATGGGCCATTACCGTCAGCCGTGAGGTGACGGTGGTCAGCACTGCAATAAAAATGCCGACAAGCAGGATTGCGCCATAGCCGGCAAGGCTCATATCGATGCGGCCGAGCAGGGCTTCCGAGCCCGGCTGACCGGCGGCCCCGCTCGACCAGTCGGCGAAGGCGAAAAGAAGAACGGCAAGCCCGCCGCCGATCAGGCCGCCGCGCAGGCCAAGACCTAAAAAGCGCCGCCCGAAGGCGCGGGCGATATAGCCGTCGCGCGCGCCGACGACATGCAGAACCTCGACGACATCGCGATTGCCGGAGACGGCGCTGCGCGTCGCAAAAAGTACGGACAAAGCGGTGGCGAACAGAACGAGCAGCAGAATGGCAAGGCCAAAGCCCGACAGCGCATTGCCGGTGATGCGCAGCTTTTCCAGCCAGGCTCTATGGTCGTCGAGGCTCGCGCCCGGCACATCGCGCGCAAGGCGCGTCGACAGCGCATTGAAATCCGGCGTCTTGCCTTCCTCGATGCGTACGACGATGAGGCGCGGCGCCGGCAATTCATCGAGCGCGATGTTCTTGCCGAGCCAGGGCTCAAGCAGGCGCATGATATCGGCGTCCGTATAAGGAACGGCATTGGCGATGCCGGGCGTCGAGCGCGCGATCTCGACGGCCTTGTTTACGGCCGCCTTCATATCGCGGCCTTCGGCTGAGGCGATCTGGATCGTCACTTCGCGCAGCACCTGACCCTGCCAGCTGGACGCGGCCTCGCGCACGACGCCGACCGCGCCGACCGTCAACGATGCGAGAAAGCTCATGATCGCGATGATGACCGTCAGCGCATTGCCGGCCAGCGAGGCGCGCGGCACGAGCGAAGGCGGCCTTCGCTTTTCCGTTGCGGGCTGAGGCGGCTTCGCGCCGGGACGTGGACGGGGTTGTGCCTGCATCAATCGTAGATGTGCAGCCGGCCATCGGCGAGAACGAGGCGGCGGGCGTCGTAAAGATCCATCAAGGCGATGTCGTGGGTGGCGATTAAGACGGAGGTGCCGGATTTGTGCAATTCGATGAACAGGCGCAGCAACCTTTTGGCGAGGTGCGGGTCGACGTTACCCGTCGGCTCGTCGGCCAGGAGAAATTCCGGACGGCTGATGACGGCGCGGGCGATGGCGGCGCGCTGCTTCTCACCGCCCGAGAGCACCTTCGGAAAGGCGTGGATGCGGTCGCCGAGGCCGACCCAGCGCAAAAGCTCGGTCACCTCGGCGCGGTAATTGGCCTCCTCGCGGCCGAGGACCCGCAGCGGCAGCGCCACATTCTCGAACGTCGTCAGATGGTCGAGAAGGCGGAAATCCTGGAAGACGATGCCGATGCGGCGGCGGATATCCGGCAGTTCGGCCCGGGTCAAAGCGGCGGTGTCGCGGCCGAACACGCCGATCAGGCCCCGTGTCGGCTTGAGGGCGAGGAACAGAAGGCGCAACAGCGAGGTCTTGCCCGCGCCCGAGGGGCCGGTCAGGAACTGGAAGGAGTTCGGGTCGATCCTGAACGTCAGGTCCTTCAGGACCTCAGGTCCCGGACCGTAACGCAGGCCGACATTTTCAAAGCGGACCAAAGCCTGTCCTCATACCGGCGTCCCTGCCATCTTAACCGGTAATTAACTCTGGTGGGGCGGGATGGGCGGTGCGGCGCGGATGCCGCGCAATGGTTTCATGGGCAAGGTGATTCGCGGCAAGCATGCTTATCATTTGTCCCGATTGCACGACCTCCTATGAGGTCGAGCCGGCCGATCTCGGCCCGACCGGCCGCAAGGTGCGTTGTACCTCATGCGGCTCGATCTGGCGCGCCGAGCCGCCGGAGGCCGATCCCGACGAAATCTCATTCGATTCTATAGACGAGGCGCCCGACGCGCACGAAGCCGAGCCTATGCTCGGCCCCGAAGATATGGCGGCGCCCTCCAGGGACATCACATTCGACGCCATGATCGGCGACGACGACGCGACCGCAGAGGCGGACGAGATCGAATATATCGAGGATGTGGAGTCGTCGGCCGCCGCCGAACCTGCGCCGTCCAAATCCCGGCGCCGCGGCCGGGGAACGGCGCCGCGCAGCGCGCTCGCGCTTGCGCATCCGAGCCGCCTCGCCTTCGCCTCGGCGCTCGGTCTTGCCTTTATCTTCGGCGCCGGCATCTGGCGCGACACCGTGGTCTCTTATGTCCCCGATCTCGCGGGGCTTTATTCCCTGGTCGGGTTGCCGGTCAATCTGAGGGGTCTCGAATTCCGCGATATGGAAACGGTCGAGACGACGGATGACGGCATTCCGCAGCTTATCGTGCGCGGCACGATCGAGAACGTAACCGAGGATAAAGTCGCCGTGCCCCGTCTTCGCCTTGCTGTGCGCGGAATATCGGGCCGTGAAATCTTCGTCT
Above is a window of Terrihabitans soli DNA encoding:
- a CDS encoding zinc-ribbon domain-containing protein, whose protein sequence is MLIICPDCTTSYEVEPADLGPTGRKVRCTSCGSIWRAEPPEADPDEISFDSIDEAPDAHEAEPMLGPEDMAAPSRDITFDAMIGDDDATAEADEIEYIEDVESSAAAEPAPSKSRRRGRGTAPRSALALAHPSRLAFASALGLAFIFGAGIWRDTVVSYVPDLAGLYSLVGLPVNLRGLEFRDMETVETTDDGIPQLIVRGTIENVTEDKVAVPRLRLAVRGISGREIFVWTAVPAKPELNAGESLPFLAQLASPPAEGREIAVRFVSQRDGRQTVAVQ
- a CDS encoding YdcF family protein, yielding MARTFATVAVIAAGLLVAGFFVFVSTIPRVEPDTKISGDGIVVLTGGADRLADAFALLADGRAKRLLISGVNPDTSEAQLARLHPQHKRLFDCCVDLGFRALNTAGNALETRQWVRRHGFQAVIVVTSGWHMRRSLLELERAIPEVILVPYPVITEGAEEENWWLKPGKLRLLVGEYVKYLAALVEVRIAPRISDEDPAPKEHASKK
- a CDS encoding chorismate mutase, with protein sequence MTEQPKSLDDLRAEIDRLDETMHRLLIERGAIIDALIRVKRTGETGSAFRPGREADMMRRLVSRHSGRLPFSAVEHIWRTIISGFTHVQAPYSVHIDGAGGDASLRDLARFQMGFDVPVLVEDSPEKVIEAVAGSQGNLGLIALGKSRSAWWEALGKPGGPVIMARLPFLIYAGRPAATPAVVIAKPLGDAAVDEVAAVAADFASAPQEGMFDVMAETFTDRWRGLVAVPSASLPEGAPRLGSFARPIDLMARVDAVAVAG
- the ftsE gene encoding cell division ATP-binding protein FtsE, producing MVRFENVGLRYGPGPEVLKDLTFRIDPNSFQFLTGPSGAGKTSLLRLLFLALKPTRGLIGVFGRDTAALTRAELPDIRRRIGIVFQDFRLLDHLTTFENVALPLRVLGREEANYRAEVTELLRWVGLGDRIHAFPKVLSGGEKQRAAIARAVISRPEFLLADEPTGNVDPHLAKRLLRLFIELHKSGTSVLIATHDIALMDLYDARRLVLADGRLHIYD
- the hisC gene encoding histidinol-phosphate transaminase; translated protein: MTTTLPTRPVPRPGILEIDPYKPGKAGAPGVNRVFKLSSNETPLGPSPRALEAYQKAADKLHIYPEGTSRILREAIGKANNLDPARIVCGAGSDELLNLLSHAFVGPGDEGIITEHGFLVYKIAILGRGGTPVVVPETSFTADVDAILANVTDKTKIVFIANPNNPTGTYLPAEEIKRLHKGLRPDILLVIDAAYGEYVTKNDYADGRELVDGAENVVVTHTFSKIFGLANIRIGWMYGPAAIVDALNRIRGPFNVSGSAVAAGTAALEDRAHLEASVAHNTKWLDWLDLQISELGLHVTPSAANFLLIHFPADKGKTAADADEFLTKRGLILRRLENYGLPGALRLTVGSAEANKLVVEALRDFVGGAK
- a CDS encoding lysophospholipid acyltransferase family protein, whose amino-acid sequence is MTFFRSIALNTAFYAFFLVAAILGLPFLIAPKGALMVARIWATINLWLLKTIGGITLEVRGREKLPKGGCIIAAKHQSALETFGIVPFVGDFAFILKRELNWIPLFGWYTTRAGMIGVNRGARSQALRDMTVEAKKAIANGRQIIIYPEGTRRPPGAPPAYKFGPVHLYSQLDTVVVPVAVNTGLYWPRRSFLRYPGTAVLEFLDPIPPGLDGEAFKERLETVIEEASNRLMAEARARGEGIPPHKIKPPK
- a CDS encoding GNAT family N-acetyltransferase; this translates as MSEDISWHLLRLKAMSGPDVYDMLALRQAVFMLEQSIPVLDADGRDIDALHLCGRGAEGLLAYARIFAPGEDHDEVKIGRVVVAASVRGQGLGRELMEQALDCAADLAPDAPVLVSAQAHLAAFYESLGFTVDGEIYDDHGVPHVDMVRYPPEDDREEEDLADGPISEA
- a CDS encoding gamma-glutamylcyclotransferase, producing MDASQDLWIFGYGSLMWRPGFSYEESRPALLDGWHRELCVYSHHWRGTAESPGLVLGLDKGGTCRGVAFRVAPTEAAGVRAYLHEREMRGSVYLELTEKIVFSDRTDAMALAYVSDAAHPQYAGALTREDRLKIIENSHGEGGPNRDYVINTVLHLRQLGVHDAELEWLHERLGGEKFNDQMAGI
- a CDS encoding prephenate/arogenate dehydrogenase family protein — encoded protein: MTEPLFGRLTLIGIGLIGSSIALAAKRHGLVSEISIQTRSKKTLERAIALGLGDTYSLDPAEAAKVADLIIVCVPVGASEEVAQQIAPSLKPGAIISDVGSVKSSVVQQMRPHLPNGIHFVPAHPIAGTEHSGPDAGFAELFENRWCILTPEEGTDKAAVDKLAAFWRAIGANVEVMSPEHHDLVLAITSHIPHLIAYNIVGTAADMEENVRQEVIKFSASGFRDFTRIAASDPTMWRDIFLHNKDAVLEMLGRFTEDLTSLQRAIRRGDGDTLFELFTRTRAIRRNILDAGQDTAVPDFGRTPAAKGHGTTEKNGA
- a CDS encoding cell division protein FtsX; translation: MPRASLAGNALTVIIAIMSFLASLTVGAVGVVREAASSWQGQVLREVTIQIASAEGRDMKAAVNKAVEIARSTPGIANAVPYTDADIMRLLEPWLGKNIALDELPAPRLIVVRIEEGKTPDFNALSTRLARDVPGASLDDHRAWLEKLRITGNALSGFGLAILLLVLFATALSVLFATRSAVSGNRDVVEVLHVVGARDGYIARAFGRRFLGLGLRGGLIGGGLAVLLFAFADWSSGAAGQPGSEALLGRIDMSLAGYGAILLVGIFIAVLTTVTSRLTVMAHLRRLD